A DNA window from Arachis hypogaea cultivar Tifrunner chromosome 18, arahy.Tifrunner.gnm2.J5K5, whole genome shotgun sequence contains the following coding sequences:
- the LOC112773077 gene encoding probable glutamate carboxypeptidase LAMP1, translating into MFESQLNVKNLEDEISNKDMNLSPILKSIKELEKAAIKINDQRKEIEASKGWRTWKEYQMKVRDVNDRLMMVERAFTGRDGLLGMTWHKHLGSNF; encoded by the exons ATGTTTGAATCACAGCTTAATGTAAAGAACTTGGAAGATGAGATTTCAAATAAAGACATGAATTTGTCTCCTATATTGAAGTCAATCAAGGAGCTTGAGAAAGCAGCAATCAAGATAAATGACCAGAGAAAG gAAATAGAAGCAAGTAAAGGTTGGAGAACATGGAAAGAGTACCAAATGAAAGTGAGAGATGTGAATGATAGACTTATGATGGTTGAACGTGCATTCACTGGCAGAGATGGCCTCTTAGGAATGACATGGCATAAGCATTTG GGTTCTAACTTCTAA